In the genome of Leptospira sanjuanensis, one region contains:
- a CDS encoding helix-turn-helix domain-containing protein: MEIKPVKSVKDHEFALKEIDKLWDSKKNTPEYDKLDILITLVDAYENKRYPIENPDPIEAIKSVMEEKNLKNVDLGNWIGGRSRATEILNKKRKLTLEMIRKINQNLGIPTEILIKDYKIKNSSISKSKARA, translated from the coding sequence ATGGAAATTAAACCAGTAAAATCTGTGAAAGACCATGAGTTTGCTCTTAAAGAAATTGATAAACTTTGGGACTCAAAAAAAAATACTCCTGAATATGACAAATTAGATATTTTAATAACGCTTGTTGACGCTTATGAAAATAAGCGTTATCCGATTGAAAATCCAGATCCAATTGAAGCAATTAAATCGGTAATGGAAGAGAAGAATCTAAAGAATGTAGATTTGGGAAATTGGATTGGTGGTCGAAGTAGGGCGACGGAAATTCTAAACAAAAAAAGAAAATTAACTTTAGAAATGATCAGAAAAATTAATCAAAATTTAGGAATACCTACTGAGATACTGATAAAAGATTATAAGATTAAGAACAGTTCAATTTCGAAAAGTAAGGCGAGAGCTTAA
- a CDS encoding type II toxin-antitoxin system HigB family toxin: MRIISRKILRDFYENPKYLDSKIPIEVWFKEASKSIWASPSVIKEKYRNASILRNSRVVFNIHGNKYRLIVKIHYNLQTVFIRFIGTHEQYDKINAEDI; this comes from the coding sequence GTGCGGATAATCTCACGAAAAATTTTAAGAGATTTTTATGAAAATCCAAAATATTTAGATTCAAAAATACCAATTGAAGTGTGGTTTAAAGAAGCTTCTAAATCAATTTGGGCTTCTCCAAGCGTAATTAAAGAAAAGTATCGAAACGCAAGTATTTTAAGAAATAGTAGAGTCGTTTTTAACATTCATGGAAATAAATATAGGCTAATTGTAAAGATACATTATAATCTACAAACTGTCTTCATTCGCTTTATTGGAACACATGAACAATATGATAAAATTAATGCCGAGGATATTTAA
- a CDS encoding HigA family addiction module antitoxin — MKKIPNVHPGEILYEEFLLPMNVTAYRLAKETKLNPTRISEIIHGKRGISADTALRFSKFFGNSVEFWMGIQDEYEIREEREKISGELKEIKSYKELISV, encoded by the coding sequence ATGAAAAAAATACCGAATGTGCATCCTGGTGAAATTCTTTACGAGGAATTTCTTTTACCAATGAATGTAACTGCTTACCGCTTAGCCAAAGAAACCAAATTAAATCCAACAAGAATTAGTGAAATCATTCATGGCAAAAGAGGAATATCTGCGGATACAGCGTTACGATTTTCTAAGTTTTTTGGTAATTCCGTTGAGTTTTGGATGGGTATCCAAGACGAATACGAGATTCGTGAAGAAAGAGAAAAGATTTCTGGTGAATTAAAAGAAATCAAAAGTTACAAAGAGCTTATCAGCGTGTAA